From Alkalispirochaeta americana, one genomic window encodes:
- a CDS encoding SLC13 family permease, with amino-acid sequence MAARERENSFRWLILASAFAIALLGRFAPVPESIARIGGATLTSDGLTAMGVLLFTLLLWLTEAIPFHITGLLGLILLALFGVESFAGVVSIGFGNHIVAFFIGVLILSSFITTSGLGNRISVFLLSRTGNRTSMILLGFMTVGALISAWITDTAVAAMLMPLGAAILKEEGVEPLKSNFGKALMISCAWGPTVGGIMTPAGAGPNPIAIGFLQEMAGVELTFLGWMAFGVPAGLLILLPTWGVLMVVFKPEMKRLQKTRAEMQEEYRCLPPMHREEKTTLLIFLLTVSLWITTPVWEHLLGIAIPISLPVLLTASIFFFPGVAETPWAKVEKDISWSSIVLILAGISLGMVLYRTGAAEWLALATLGGIGTLHPFVLVLLVVVIVSLIKIFLSSNTVTATIMIPIMITLAAAVGLDALTITMPAALTASMAFIMVTSTPTNVIPYTAGYFSIRDFALGGIIVSLVSAPIVAAVIYGIGMMTGLY; translated from the coding sequence ATGGCGGCTCGGGAGAGAGAAAATTCTTTCCGCTGGCTGATCCTGGCATCGGCCTTTGCCATAGCGCTTCTGGGGCGATTTGCTCCGGTGCCGGAGAGCATTGCCCGAATCGGCGGGGCCACCCTCACCAGCGATGGGCTCACCGCCATGGGAGTCCTGCTCTTTACCCTCCTGCTGTGGCTTACCGAGGCGATACCCTTCCACATCACCGGACTTTTGGGCCTCATTCTGCTGGCTCTCTTCGGTGTGGAAAGCTTCGCCGGTGTTGTAAGTATCGGCTTCGGCAACCACATCGTTGCCTTTTTTATCGGGGTCCTGATTCTCTCGAGTTTTATTACCACTTCGGGACTGGGAAACCGGATTTCGGTATTTCTTCTTTCGCGCACGGGAAACCGCACCTCCATGATACTCCTGGGGTTCATGACCGTGGGAGCTCTGATATCGGCCTGGATCACCGATACCGCCGTGGCTGCCATGCTCATGCCCCTGGGAGCAGCCATCCTGAAAGAGGAAGGGGTTGAGCCGCTGAAGAGCAATTTCGGCAAAGCCCTGATGATCTCCTGCGCCTGGGGGCCGACCGTGGGGGGAATCATGACACCCGCCGGTGCAGGACCAAACCCCATCGCCATCGGCTTTCTCCAGGAGATGGCCGGGGTGGAACTCACTTTTCTTGGATGGATGGCCTTCGGCGTTCCGGCGGGGCTCCTGATCCTGCTTCCCACCTGGGGTGTGCTCATGGTGGTGTTCAAACCGGAAATGAAGCGCCTGCAAAAAACCCGAGCCGAGATGCAAGAAGAATACCGATGTCTTCCTCCGATGCACCGAGAAGAAAAGACAACTCTCCTGATTTTCCTTCTCACGGTTTCTCTCTGGATCACCACGCCAGTCTGGGAGCATCTGCTGGGAATCGCAATTCCCATCTCCCTTCCGGTACTTCTCACGGCATCGATTTTCTTTTTTCCCGGTGTGGCAGAAACACCCTGGGCCAAAGTGGAGAAAGACATAAGCTGGAGTAGTATCGTGCTGATCCTGGCGGGAATATCCCTGGGCATGGTGCTCTACCGCACGGGAGCGGCGGAGTGGCTTGCTTTGGCGACGTTGGGAGGGATCGGAACGCTCCACCCCTTCGTTCTGGTACTCCTGGTGGTGGTTATCGTGAGTCTGATAAAGATCTTTCTCTCGAGCAATACCGTGACGGCCACTATCATGATTCCCATCATGATAACCCTGGCAGCAGCGGTGGGACTGGACGCCCTCACCATAACCATGCCGGCGGCCCTCACGGCGAGCATGGCCTTTATTATGGTAACCAGCACCCCCACCAACGTTATCCCCTATACCGCTGGATATTTCAGCATCCGGGATTTCGCCTTGGGAGGGATCATCGTGTCGCTGGTCTCGGCTCCCATTGTTGCCGCCGTGATCTACGGCATCGGAATGATGACCGGGCTGTATTAG
- a CDS encoding succinate--CoA ligase subunit alpha, translating into MSIFIDETTPIVVQGITGKEGAFWTGHMIDLGARVVAGVTPGKEGQEVRGIPVYHSVARAQEANRAEAAMLFVPPRFTRDAVYEALNGGIKKIITIADGIPLRDQVEIRAAARSEGAQVVGGNTSGVISPGRSMAGTFPYWIKRVYKPGRIGVMTRSGSLTNEVTSMIVAEGFGVSTLIGVGGDPVPGTRFAEFLDAFQHDSETEGVVIVGELGGTMEEEVARAMADQRFTKPLVAFIGGRTAPRGKRMGHAGAIVTGSAGTVAAKDQALTRAGALVADRPSTVGTMLRSLLPEAR; encoded by the coding sequence ATGAGCATCTTCATAGACGAGACAACACCGATCGTTGTACAAGGCATAACCGGAAAAGAAGGAGCCTTCTGGACAGGGCACATGATCGACCTGGGAGCCCGGGTTGTTGCCGGAGTTACTCCAGGCAAAGAGGGTCAGGAGGTGCGGGGAATCCCGGTATACCACAGCGTCGCCCGCGCCCAGGAGGCAAACCGGGCCGAGGCTGCCATGCTCTTCGTCCCTCCCCGATTTACCAGGGATGCCGTATACGAGGCCCTGAATGGGGGAATCAAAAAGATTATCACCATCGCCGACGGCATACCCTTGAGGGACCAGGTCGAGATTCGTGCCGCTGCCCGAAGCGAAGGAGCCCAGGTGGTAGGAGGGAATACCTCCGGGGTGATCTCACCGGGGAGATCCATGGCAGGAACCTTCCCCTACTGGATCAAACGAGTCTACAAACCAGGGCGAATCGGCGTCATGACCCGTTCAGGTTCTCTCACTAACGAGGTGACCTCCATGATCGTTGCAGAAGGGTTTGGCGTCTCTACCCTGATTGGTGTGGGAGGAGACCCCGTGCCAGGAACCCGCTTTGCCGAATTTCTCGACGCTTTCCAGCACGACTCCGAAACCGAAGGTGTGGTGATCGTGGGAGAACTGGGGGGAACAATGGAGGAAGAAGTAGCCCGGGCCATGGCGGACCAGCGCTTTACCAAACCCCTGGTTGCCTTCATCGGAGGACGCACCGCCCCCCGGGGCAAGCGAATGGGCCATGCCGGGGCGATCGTTACGGGCAGCGCCGGCACGGTGGCCGCCAAGGACCAGGCCCTTACCCGAGCGGGAGCCCTCGTGGCAGACCGGCCAAGCACGGTAGGCACCATGCTGCGTTCTCTTCTCCCGGAGGCCCGGTGA
- a CDS encoding succinate--CoA ligase subunit beta: MKRFEFQGKELFSRAGIAIPQGQLVRIMNPDGTPLPDGSPDLQERLGAAINELAHLSSGKTSRLVVKAQLDMGGRGKAGLIRIVGGNQGDPDELAQETLLAVQEMLEGGHTIPAILLEEAVPFNQELYISISVDALGGGYVLLASAEGGVDIETLAEERPHAIKRVFLDPLRGILPYQARGLAYDLGLQGDMVRSFADLATRLYSVFIENDAELAEINPLFVRADGKRLVAGDAKVIIDDNSLYRHPEFQLLREQYESDPAFEAALEGIPYLQFDGTISLMCAGAGLATTVFDLVNYEGGSVANYLEFGGPNYNKAQRAMELCLKNKSKVILIVTFGTIARADVMAKGVVEAVKNLNPDRPIVTCLRGTNEEEADATLRAAGLEPLYDTEVAVRKAVALAGGKA, encoded by the coding sequence GTGAAACGATTTGAATTTCAGGGAAAGGAACTCTTTTCCCGCGCAGGAATAGCGATTCCCCAGGGACAACTGGTGAGAATCATGAACCCCGATGGAACTCCTTTACCCGATGGTAGCCCGGACCTCCAGGAGAGACTGGGCGCTGCTATCAACGAACTGGCACATCTCTCCTCCGGAAAGACGTCACGCCTGGTGGTAAAGGCCCAACTGGATATGGGAGGACGAGGGAAGGCAGGGCTCATCAGGATCGTTGGAGGGAACCAGGGCGATCCTGATGAGCTGGCACAAGAGACCCTTCTGGCAGTCCAGGAGATGCTGGAAGGGGGGCACACCATCCCCGCGATACTCCTGGAAGAAGCGGTCCCTTTCAACCAGGAACTGTACATATCTATCTCCGTCGATGCCTTGGGCGGCGGCTACGTACTCCTGGCGTCTGCCGAGGGAGGAGTGGATATCGAGACCCTGGCAGAGGAACGTCCCCACGCTATCAAAAGGGTTTTTCTTGATCCCTTACGGGGGATACTCCCCTATCAGGCCCGCGGCCTCGCCTACGACCTGGGGCTTCAGGGAGATATGGTCAGATCCTTTGCTGATCTGGCAACCCGTCTCTACTCGGTTTTTATCGAAAACGATGCCGAACTGGCAGAAATTAATCCCCTCTTTGTGCGAGCCGACGGGAAAAGACTTGTTGCTGGCGACGCAAAAGTTATCATTGACGACAACAGCCTCTATCGACACCCCGAGTTTCAGCTTCTGCGCGAGCAATACGAGTCTGATCCAGCCTTCGAAGCTGCCCTGGAAGGGATACCCTACCTCCAGTTCGACGGAACGATCTCTCTGATGTGCGCCGGAGCAGGACTGGCGACCACAGTCTTTGATCTGGTGAACTACGAGGGAGGATCTGTGGCCAACTACCTGGAGTTCGGAGGCCCCAACTACAACAAGGCCCAGCGCGCGATGGAGCTCTGCCTCAAAAACAAAAGCAAGGTAATTCTCATTGTAACCTTCGGAACGATCGCCCGGGCTGACGTAATGGCCAAAGGGGTGGTGGAGGCGGTGAAAAACCTCAACCCCGACCGGCCCATAGTGACCTGCCTTCGCGGAACCAACGAGGAAGAGGCCGATGCAACTCTCCGTGCAGCGGGACTGGAGCCTCTCTACGATACCGAAGTGGCTGTTCGGAAAGCCGTAGCCCTGGCAGGAGGAAAGGCATGA
- a CDS encoding aldehyde dehydrogenase family protein yields the protein MSSADQTVIASLMERARAAQEKIAAYTQEEIDDLCLSVGWEVYNDENIGKLAECAVQATGMGNVADKITKHKVKVLGVLKDLQQARTVGLIERDEIRGLSKYAKPVGVVGALLPVTNPTATPASNGLSILKGRNAVIFAPHPRAARASALAVEFMRRGLRRVGAPEDLVQIVDEPSLEQTGELMKQVDLVVATGGGAMVKAAYSSGTPAFGVGPGNSVQIVAEDADLADAAAKIALSKAFDHATSCSSENSIIVEDSVYDKMLSELVNHQGCYLATSRERSQLESWLWRPNKKGVVSLNPEIIARSAETIAAGAGITLPEGTRVILVEGQHPLEQDPFSQEKLCPVLTVYRYTRWEEAVDLLVRLTDQAGTGHSCGIHTFREDYIHHLGETIRTSRIMVRQAQAPGNGGNFFNAMPSTVTLGCGTWGGNITTENIYWKHFINVTWVSEPIPPDRPGDEEIWGSFWTRYRK from the coding sequence ATGAGCAGCGCTGATCAAACCGTTATTGCATCCCTCATGGAGAGAGCCCGGGCAGCGCAAGAAAAAATCGCCGCCTACACCCAGGAGGAAATCGACGACCTGTGTCTCTCCGTGGGCTGGGAGGTCTACAACGACGAAAACATCGGGAAGCTTGCAGAATGCGCTGTCCAGGCCACGGGTATGGGAAACGTGGCGGACAAGATCACCAAACACAAGGTAAAGGTCCTGGGGGTGTTAAAGGATCTTCAGCAGGCACGAACGGTGGGCCTGATAGAACGGGACGAGATAAGGGGGCTGAGCAAATACGCTAAACCCGTTGGCGTGGTGGGAGCTCTTTTACCGGTCACAAACCCCACGGCAACTCCGGCGAGCAACGGTCTCAGCATACTCAAAGGTCGAAACGCCGTCATCTTTGCTCCCCACCCCCGGGCGGCCAGGGCAAGTGCTCTGGCGGTGGAGTTCATGCGCCGAGGTCTTCGCCGGGTGGGCGCCCCGGAAGATCTGGTTCAGATAGTGGATGAGCCATCACTGGAACAAACCGGCGAATTAATGAAACAGGTCGATCTGGTGGTAGCCACCGGAGGCGGGGCGATGGTCAAAGCGGCCTACTCCAGCGGGACGCCCGCCTTCGGGGTGGGGCCCGGGAACTCGGTTCAAATCGTTGCAGAAGATGCCGATCTGGCCGATGCAGCCGCAAAAATTGCCCTGAGCAAAGCCTTCGATCATGCCACCAGTTGCTCCAGCGAGAACAGCATCATCGTGGAGGACTCCGTCTACGATAAGATGCTCTCGGAGCTGGTGAACCATCAGGGCTGTTATCTTGCGACCTCCCGGGAACGGTCCCAGCTCGAGTCCTGGCTCTGGCGACCCAACAAAAAAGGAGTGGTCAGCCTGAATCCCGAAATCATCGCCCGTAGCGCCGAAACTATCGCTGCCGGGGCAGGAATCACCCTCCCCGAAGGAACCCGGGTTATCCTCGTTGAGGGCCAGCACCCCCTCGAGCAGGACCCCTTCAGCCAGGAAAAGCTCTGCCCCGTCCTCACGGTTTACCGGTATACCCGCTGGGAAGAGGCGGTGGACCTGCTGGTACGTCTCACCGACCAGGCCGGCACGGGCCATTCCTGCGGGATCCACACCTTCCGGGAAGACTATATCCATCATCTGGGAGAGACCATACGCACCAGTCGAATTATGGTTCGCCAGGCCCAGGCTCCGGGCAACGGAGGAAACTTCTTCAACGCCATGCCCAGCACCGTAACACTGGGCTGCGGAACCTGGGGAGGAAATATCACAACCGAGAATATTTACTGGAAACACTTCATCAACGTCACCTGGGTGAGCGAACCGATTCCCCCGGACCGACCCGGAGATGAAGAGATCTGGGGATCATTCTGGACACGCTACAGGAAATAA
- a CDS encoding RpiB/LacA/LacB family sugar-phosphate isomerase, with protein sequence MNTKKTRLAVASDRAGYPLKQALLEHLTTREDLEILDLGQDSPDEARPYVEQAPKVARALQEGRADKGVLVCGTGQGMAIVANKFKGVYAIVADTVFAGERGRIINNSNVITLGGWITAPFLGIQIVESWLALEFTQTMEDRAEWLSSAFSGVQRLEEENFA encoded by the coding sequence ATGAATACGAAAAAGACACGCCTGGCCGTGGCCAGCGACAGAGCGGGATACCCCCTGAAGCAGGCGCTTCTGGAACACCTGACAACCCGGGAAGACCTGGAAATTCTGGATCTTGGCCAGGACAGCCCCGACGAAGCACGCCCCTACGTCGAGCAGGCTCCCAAAGTGGCCCGGGCACTTCAGGAAGGCAGGGCCGACAAGGGGGTTCTGGTCTGTGGAACGGGCCAGGGTATGGCTATCGTGGCAAACAAATTCAAGGGAGTCTATGCCATCGTGGCAGACACGGTTTTTGCTGGAGAACGGGGCCGGATCATCAATAATTCCAACGTTATTACCCTCGGAGGCTGGATCACCGCTCCTTTCTTGGGAATCCAGATCGTCGAGTCCTGGCTCGCCCTGGAGTTCACCCAGACCATGGAAGATCGGGCCGAGTGGCTTTCGTCGGCCTTTTCCGGGGTTCAGAGGCTGGAGGAGGAGAACTTCGCATGA
- a CDS encoding transketolase family protein, protein MNYVIERAPQDEQQPEMRAVYGEELVRLAEEDDRIVVLDADLMRANGTVCFKERFPERTFDMGVAEANMVGVAAGLSATGFIPFPASFSCFATRRTFDQFFLSANYARQNVKLTGSDPGVAAAYNGGTHMSFEDLGLMRTIPGIVICEPADPVSLKSLLPQIAFRKGSSYLRLHRKPVTPIYAPSETFELGKGKVLCEGSDLTIIASGAILVAEAIAAAELLEETGLSATVIDMHTIKPLDEELLIQYARKTGAVLTAENHQVQGGLGSAVAEVLGEHYPVPHIRVGIQDEFGEVGTQRYLQERFGLTAENITNQARNLMDKKTGNHPERKGA, encoded by the coding sequence ATGAACTACGTGATCGAACGGGCACCACAGGATGAGCAGCAGCCGGAAATGCGCGCTGTCTATGGGGAAGAACTGGTTCGCCTGGCCGAGGAGGATGATCGAATCGTGGTCCTCGATGCCGATCTGATGCGTGCCAATGGAACGGTTTGCTTCAAGGAACGGTTTCCCGAACGAACCTTCGATATGGGAGTAGCCGAGGCAAACATGGTGGGAGTAGCAGCAGGCCTCTCGGCAACAGGTTTCATCCCCTTTCCCGCCAGCTTCAGTTGCTTTGCTACTCGCCGAACCTTTGACCAGTTCTTTCTCTCGGCAAACTACGCAAGACAGAACGTAAAACTCACCGGATCTGATCCCGGGGTGGCCGCCGCCTACAATGGGGGCACCCATATGTCCTTTGAGGACCTGGGGCTTATGCGTACAATCCCGGGGATCGTCATCTGCGAACCCGCCGATCCCGTCAGCCTGAAGTCACTTCTTCCGCAGATAGCCTTCCGCAAGGGATCGAGCTACCTCCGGCTCCACCGAAAGCCCGTAACACCAATCTATGCACCCTCGGAGACCTTTGAGCTCGGCAAGGGCAAGGTTCTGTGCGAGGGATCAGACCTCACAATCATTGCATCGGGAGCCATCCTGGTAGCAGAAGCGATCGCGGCGGCGGAGCTCCTGGAAGAAACAGGATTATCGGCGACGGTGATCGATATGCACACAATCAAGCCCCTGGACGAAGAGCTTCTGATTCAGTACGCCCGAAAAACCGGAGCTGTCCTGACCGCAGAAAATCACCAGGTCCAGGGAGGACTCGGGAGCGCCGTAGCCGAGGTTCTGGGTGAACACTACCCGGTTCCGCACATACGGGTAGGTATTCAGGATGAATTTGGCGAGGTAGGAACCCAGCGGTACCTGCAGGAACGGTTTGGCCTTACAGCCGAAAATATCACCAACCAGGCCCGAAATCTGATGGATAAAAAAACCGGGAACCACCCCGAGCGAAAGGGAGCATGA
- a CDS encoding transketolase, whose amino-acid sequence MTTEDLRRLKEKALDIRRLTVEEIAHLGIGHVGGCLSVTEILVLLYYRHMKHDPADPVREDRDKFVLSKGHAGPALYAVLADRGFFPKEMLYTLNQGGTNLPSHCDMNRTPGIDMTTGSLGQGLSAAVGMALGHRLKNLPGRIFALIGDGDTNEGQTWEAAMSASMYGLNNLVAFTDYNKMQIDGPSEKIMNLDHLEERWESFGWFTQRVDGHDLGALDEVLERACAEEKRPSMIIADTIKGKGIPHIENDYTNHNMPLTREDAEKVYAWLDRCESELEETNREVQP is encoded by the coding sequence ATGACGACGGAAGATCTGCGAAGGCTTAAGGAAAAGGCCCTTGACATCAGACGCCTCACGGTGGAGGAAATTGCCCACCTTGGAATAGGTCATGTGGGAGGCTGTCTCTCGGTAACAGAAATATTGGTGCTGCTCTATTACCGCCACATGAAGCACGATCCTGCAGATCCGGTCCGGGAGGATCGGGACAAGTTTGTCCTCTCCAAGGGCCATGCCGGACCGGCCCTCTACGCAGTCCTGGCTGATCGGGGTTTTTTCCCAAAGGAAATGCTTTACACCCTGAACCAGGGAGGAACAAACCTGCCCAGCCACTGCGACATGAACAGAACCCCGGGAATCGATATGACCACCGGCTCCCTGGGTCAGGGGCTTTCTGCTGCCGTGGGGATGGCTTTGGGGCATCGTCTCAAGAACCTCCCCGGACGGATCTTTGCCCTCATCGGAGATGGCGATACCAACGAGGGGCAAACCTGGGAAGCTGCCATGTCAGCCAGCATGTATGGCCTGAACAATCTGGTAGCCTTCACGGACTACAACAAGATGCAAATCGATGGCCCCAGCGAAAAAATCATGAACCTGGATCATCTGGAAGAACGATGGGAGAGTTTTGGCTGGTTTACGCAACGCGTTGACGGCCACGACCTGGGCGCCCTCGACGAGGTCCTGGAACGGGCCTGCGCCGAGGAGAAACGCCCCTCCATGATTATCGCCGATACCATCAAGGGCAAGGGCATTCCCCACATCGAGAATGACTACACGAACCACAACATGCCCCTCACCCGGGAAGATGCCGAAAAAGTCTACGCCTGGCTGGACCGGTGTGAGAGCGAGCTGGAAGAAACCAATCGGGAGGTACAGCCATGA
- a CDS encoding sugar isomerase, whose translation MNLHQERSVAPPSIGLLIMGRKRPGFDPEWGATITSRIQAFLESLPWTVHSPPETITDTTELTKAVDFCRARGVTVLVIVQPTISDGRLAPLLSRLWEEPLLLWATTEKQEGSMISANSLVGTHAMAATLRHLGHAISFAYGHPDDPKTQEALQREILTVHAAQNIRGKVFGLIGYHAPGFIDFHADPVFLAETLGSHLYHVSTTELISRVEGYSSDEIAGDLQTLKDLGLPSGEGFSPGAAGELEMQARYSRAFRDIYQESGLDALAFRCWPDLPNQTGHWPYLALAQLVSQGMPIAMEGDLDGAICSRIAESLGIGPVYLTDWLEHTEKTATIWHTGAAPFQMCEPPGSPGAPRLGLQFNNLKPTVVEATIRAGMEVTLFRLWRFRNRYYMTALEGKTAPPLRDLLATNGLFETESLDIRLWFEEMIQAGMPHHLCVVQGRQRDILRRTAQLMGATFL comes from the coding sequence ATGAACCTGCACCAGGAGCGTTCTGTGGCACCACCGTCGATCGGTTTGCTGATTATGGGCCGAAAACGGCCAGGCTTTGACCCGGAGTGGGGAGCAACGATCACCAGCCGTATCCAGGCCTTTCTTGAAAGCCTTCCCTGGACCGTTCACAGCCCTCCCGAAACCATAACTGACACGACGGAACTCACAAAAGCGGTTGATTTCTGCCGGGCCCGGGGCGTCACAGTCCTTGTGATAGTACAACCCACCATCTCCGATGGCCGCCTGGCCCCCCTTCTTTCGCGGCTCTGGGAAGAACCGCTCCTGCTCTGGGCGACCACGGAAAAACAGGAGGGATCCATGATAAGTGCCAACTCTCTGGTGGGAACCCATGCCATGGCTGCCACACTTCGTCATCTGGGCCACGCCATTTCCTTTGCCTACGGCCACCCCGATGACCCGAAAACGCAGGAGGCGCTCCAGCGAGAGATCCTGACGGTCCATGCCGCCCAGAATATCCGAGGAAAGGTTTTCGGCTTGATCGGATACCATGCCCCCGGGTTTATCGATTTCCATGCCGATCCGGTCTTTCTGGCCGAAACTCTCGGGTCTCACCTTTACCACGTGAGCACCACCGAACTGATATCCCGCGTTGAAGGGTACAGTAGCGACGAGATCGCCGGGGATCTTCAAACCCTGAAGGATCTTGGTCTTCCTTCGGGAGAGGGGTTCAGTCCGGGAGCAGCCGGGGAACTGGAGATGCAGGCCCGATACTCCCGGGCTTTCAGGGATATCTACCAGGAATCAGGCCTCGACGCTCTTGCTTTCCGGTGCTGGCCCGATCTTCCCAACCAGACCGGTCACTGGCCCTATCTTGCCCTGGCACAACTGGTCTCGCAAGGAATGCCCATCGCCATGGAAGGAGATCTTGATGGAGCTATCTGTTCACGTATCGCCGAAAGCCTGGGGATCGGCCCCGTGTATCTCACCGATTGGCTGGAGCACACAGAGAAAACCGCCACAATCTGGCACACCGGCGCGGCCCCGTTCCAGATGTGCGAGCCCCCAGGCTCACCGGGAGCTCCCCGACTGGGACTTCAGTTTAATAATCTAAAACCCACCGTTGTGGAGGCTACCATACGCGCCGGTATGGAGGTGACCCTCTTCCGGCTTTGGCGTTTCCGAAACAGATACTACATGACAGCTCTGGAAGGAAAAACCGCACCCCCTCTGCGGGATCTTCTGGCCACCAACGGTCTTTTTGAAACCGAGTCTCTTGATATACGACTATGGTTCGAAGAGATGATCCAGGCCGGCATGCCCCACCATCTCTGCGTTGTTCAAGGACGGCAGCGCGATATTCTTCGAAGAACGGCCCAACTCATGGGCGCTACCTTTCTGTAG
- a CDS encoding sensor histidine kinase, with protein MVESEKKLLLILSGEAGETHRLGSLLSSWGYLVEIDPWGESTLQSGRPLHREGSVADLVLLDTRATRNHGGPDVLATLLRACQGLPLIRLVSTDEDPRDLPEKASFQGCLEFTAGAAVVRQTLHLALELFEEQQRARSLSERKEAILRALPDPVFVITREGHFLEAFAARPELLAFPLEALEGISLADLFDADEEERILDIIALALASKETQIFEYELAIAGEARWFEAQVTPCDPEEGTVLAVAHDITERKEDDQTIKSLLWEKELLLHEVHHRIKNNMTIMTSLLALQEGATENVEAAKVLRDARGRLQSMAVLYAQLYGSRDFRRISARDYLESLVETICEALSIPPEITLTATADDTFVDSKTLSVAGIIANELITNSLKHAFPQGRSGTISLSLLVSSDQDCITLQVRDDGIGIPPGLVPETSPGFGFSLVRTLAEQEKASLELTQGQGTSLTIRFPRNSSPDSP; from the coding sequence ATGGTCGAATCTGAGAAGAAACTTCTCTTGATCCTTTCCGGGGAAGCCGGGGAGACACACCGTCTGGGGAGTCTCCTGAGTTCCTGGGGATACCTGGTCGAGATTGACCCCTGGGGCGAGTCGACCCTCCAGTCCGGAAGGCCCCTGCACCGCGAAGGATCAGTGGCCGATCTGGTTCTTCTTGATACCAGGGCCACCCGAAATCATGGCGGTCCTGACGTGCTGGCAACCCTTCTCCGGGCCTGCCAGGGCCTGCCCCTGATCCGTCTGGTATCAACCGATGAGGATCCCCGGGACCTTCCCGAGAAGGCCTCCTTCCAGGGATGCCTGGAGTTCACTGCGGGAGCCGCCGTGGTCCGACAGACCCTTCACCTCGCCCTGGAGCTTTTCGAAGAACAGCAACGGGCCCGCTCCTTGAGCGAGCGGAAGGAGGCGATCCTTCGAGCCCTGCCCGATCCAGTCTTTGTGATCACCCGGGAGGGGCACTTTCTGGAGGCCTTCGCGGCCAGGCCAGAGCTCCTGGCCTTCCCTCTGGAAGCGCTGGAAGGGATCAGCCTTGCCGATCTGTTCGATGCGGATGAAGAGGAGCGCATCCTGGACATTATTGCCCTGGCCCTGGCTTCGAAGGAAACCCAGATTTTTGAATACGAGCTCGCCATTGCGGGAGAGGCAAGATGGTTCGAGGCTCAGGTGACCCCCTGTGACCCCGAGGAGGGAACCGTTCTGGCAGTAGCACACGATATAACGGAGCGCAAGGAGGACGATCAGACGATTAAATCACTCCTTTGGGAGAAAGAACTGCTGCTCCACGAGGTACACCACCGCATAAAAAACAACATGACCATCATGACCAGCCTGCTGGCCCTTCAGGAGGGTGCCACGGAAAACGTCGAGGCGGCAAAAGTTCTCCGCGATGCCAGAGGACGCCTCCAGAGCATGGCCGTGCTCTACGCACAGCTCTATGGCAGCCGTGATTTCCGGCGAATCTCGGCGCGGGATTATCTGGAATCCTTGGTAGAGACAATTTGCGAGGCCCTCTCGATACCTCCCGAAATTACCCTCACCGCAACCGCCGATGACACCTTTGTGGACAGCAAAACGCTCTCTGTGGCCGGAATTATCGCCAATGAGCTGATAACAAACTCCCTGAAACACGCCTTTCCTCAAGGCCGCTCGGGCACCATCTCTCTATCTCTTTTGGTCTCTTCGGACCAGGATTGCATAACACTTCAAGTCCGCGATGACGGAATCGGAATCCCTCCCGGACTGGTTCCGGAAACATCCCCAGGCTTTGGCTTTTCTCTGGTAAGAACCCTGGCTGAGCAGGAGAAGGCCTCCCTTGAGCTTACCCAGGGTCAGGGAACATCCCTGACAATACGATTCCCCCGGAACAGCTCCCCGGACTCACCCTAG